A window of Bradyrhizobium sp. AZCC 1719 genomic DNA:
TGGGTATCGCGTACCAGTTCCGGGCCGTCATTCTCAAGCGGCGGAGAGACTTGCGGCGGTGGCGGCGACGGGGAGCGCTGATCCCGCGCTTGCTTGCGCTCGGCTGCAGCCTTTTCCCGATCTTTCTCACTGGTCATGTTGTCATACTCCATTTTGTGCACGACAACATCTTTGTGGGCGTTGCGTTCCTCACGCGGGATGCGCAGCCAGATGTTCCAGCAGAAGTTCGCACACCCGCTCCGGCGCCTGATCCGCCGCAAAATGCCCGACGCCGGGCAGCACCTCGAAACGATAGGGCGCGGCGATGAAATCCACCGTGCCTTCGGCGGCGGGGCGACCGACGGTGTCGTCGGCGTCGCCCCAGATATAGAGCGTCGGCACGCGGATCGGACCGAGCGGGCCGCGGATCGCGCCGCGTGCGCGATACCATGCGAGCGCCGCTTCCATCGCGTCCTTGTTGCCGAGCACGGCAAGATGCCTCTCGATCGCATCAGAGGGAACGCCATTGGCGGCGAGACGCTCGCGCAGCCATTTGGCATCGTTCGCAAGCACGACATCGGCGGCATCGGGCTCCAGAAACGCCTTGTGATGCCTTGAGCGCTGCGCCTGCTCGCCGTCGGTTGCCAGCGCGCGGTTGAACGCGTTCGGGTGCGGTCGCGAGAGAATGGTGAGCGACGCCAGCCGCTCGGGATGGCGGTCGGCGACCCCCCAGGCGATGCTGCCGCCCCAGTCATGGCCGACCAGATGAAACCGCGCATCGCCATAGCCGGCAGCCGCCCCGATCGCCAAGGCGTCGTCCATCAGGCGGTCGATCAGGTAGTGCGAAAATTCCCGCGGATCGGGCCGTGCGCCCGGCGAGTAGCCGCGCTGGCTCGGCGCAACGGCGCGATAGCCCATATCGCCGAGCGCCGTCACCTGCGCACGCCAGCAATGCATCGATTCCGCAAAGCCGTGCAGCAGCAGCACCAGCGGCGCGCCGGGCGTGCCGACGCTGATGGCATCGAAGGTGAGGTGCGGGGCGATGGTGATTTGCTCTGACGCCGGCATGCGACGAACCTAACGAGGCGATTCCGGCCGGTCGATGACGGAATTGTGCAACGGCGGGAAAGTGCTGTATTGGGTGGCCACAAAGCGCCCAAGGGGACAATCGTTGCACTATTTGAGATCGATCATATTCGATACGGCGGTGGTAATCCTGACGCTCGCCGTGTCGCTGACGGTGCCGCTCATGTGGCTGTTCAATGCGAGCGGCGCGACGGTGCGTGCGGTTTCGCAGGTCTGGGTCAACGGCATCATGTTTCTGATGAAGCATGTCGTAGGCCTCGATTACACGGTGCAGGGGCGCGAGAACGTGCCCGACGGTCCCTGCATCATCGCCTGCAACCATCAATCGCTGTGGGAAACCGCGGCGCTCTGCGCGCTTTTCCCGGACGCCAGCATCGTCGCCAAGAAAGAGCTGCGCAAGGTGCCGTTCGTCGGCTGGTTCCTGGAGCGCTATCCGATGATTTTGGTCGATCGCTCGGCGGGCCGCCATGCGCTGCGCCAGATGGTCGATGAAGCCAGGCGAGCGGCCGGCGAGGGCCGTCAGGTCTTGCTGTTTCCGCAAGGTACCCGCCAGGCGATCGATGAGCCGATGAGATTCCAGTCGGCTGGCATCTCGGCGCTCTACACCAACCTCGACGTATCAGTCGTTCCCGCGGCGTGCAATTCCGGCCTGTTCTGGGGCAAGAAGACCCTGATCATGCACTCCGGCACCATCACGCTGTCCTTCCTGCCGCCGATCGCGCCGGGCCTGCTGCGCAAGGAATTTCAGGAAAAGATGGAGCGGATGATTGCGGAGGAGGCGAGCCGGCTGCTCACGCTGAGCAAGGCGAAGGTGCACTAGGCAGAGCGACGCGCGGCGAGCCAGCCGGCAAAGGGCGCGAGAAATGCCAGGCACCAGATATATTGCGCAACCCGCGGCTCGATAAAGGCCATCGCCGTGCCGAGCACGAACACACAGACCGGAAACAGGGCCGTCGCCAGCAATTGCGGATCGTGGCGGCCGCGCAGAGCCAGAACCCACAACACCGCGTTCAGCGCTGCGATCGCCAGCAGGTGAAAGCCGTAGATCACCGCCACCACGCCATCGAGCCGATAGCTGCCATAGAGGCCGTTGGTCACCGGCAGGATGATGATCGACAGCAGAAAGAACAGATTGAGGAACACCACGCCACGCCCGGCTTCGGGGGCCACCGCCAGCCGCCGGTGATGGCTGAACCAGAACAGGCCGGCGACGACGAAGCTGATCGTCAGCGCGATGACGGGCTGGGCGTAGACGCGAAGCACGTCGTGCCAATCGGGCGCTTGCGCAAAACTGGAGGCCTTTGGCAAATCATAGGCGAGCAGCGTCATGGCAACGCCGAAGATGGTGTTGCTCAGCATCTCCAGCCGGCGCATTTCGAACAGATGGATTTGCTGCAATGTGATCCCCCCAGTCTCCCCAATCTGCCCACGCTTCCGCTGCGCTCGCCAGGGCCCGACCAGTCCGTCTTCGCTTTCGCTGCGCTCAAGCTACGCCGGACACGCTTCGCCCCGATGGCCTCAGCGTGGCTGCGCCACGCGTAGCCCGTCAGGGCGAAGCGTGGTGCGGGCGGCCGGACTCGAACCGGCACAGAGGTCACCCTCCGAGGGATTTTCTTACCAGCTACGGCTTTCGCCGCCTCGCCAGCGTGGGCATCCGCGCTGGCTCGTTTGTGGTCTGGACTATACCTTCACCATTGGTGCGTTCGCGCCTTTAGGTGCTGCCCGTCTAGTCTCTACACCTTCGCACTAACCGTTAGGTTCGGGCGCTTGGCTCGGGATTGCCATATGAAAGGTTTCCCCGAATTTGAGCAGTTCTACAGCTTGGGTTTCCCCAAGAGCACTCAAATGCTTAAGTCCCTTGCGTCTACCATTTCGCCACGCCCGCTTTCACTAGAAGATCAGACACTTAGCGCGTTTTCCGGAGAAGCGGAATTGGGAATAATCTCCGGCCCAAACGCTCCCCACCTTTAAGTGAGCGCGGCGCCAAAGCAAAGCCTCAATGCGGACACTTGGGGTGTTTACCTGCGGCGAGCTTTAGGCAATCTCAAGATAATCCACTTAATGAAGGTCCGATGCCCAACTCGCTGTCCCATCGCCGGTTATTCTCGTGCAGCCTCGCGGCGTTGGCGCTGGTTGCGCTCGGCGCCGGCCTGTCCGGTTGCGCCGGGATGAGCGACACCATTTCGCCGGCCTTTGCCGATCCTGCCAAATACGATCTCTACGATTGCAAGCAGCTTGAGCCCGAGCGCAAGAGGCTCGCGGAGCGCACCGCGGAGTTGCAGGGGCTGATGACCAAGGCCGAAACCGGCGTCGCCGGTCCCATGGTGGCGGAGCTCGCCTATCGCAACGACTACATCGCGTTGCGCGGACAGTCGAAGCTGGCCGATGAAGCCTGGCAGAAGAACAGGTGCCAGGAATCGAAACCGGAAGCCAGGCCGGCGCCGGTCCCGCCATCGATCGCGCCGGCTCCTGTTGCCAAGGGCCGTACGAAGGCAAGCCGGTCGGCAAATTAGAACGTTGTCGGTTGCGGCCGTCGAACTTCGCTCACAGCCGCCAATTATAAATCCAGTCCTGCCGCGCCAGCATCCGCTCCGGGCCCATGGCCTTGATCGTAAGGTCGCGCGCCAGCGCCAGTGGTCCGGTGAGATGATAGATGCGTCCCTGTTGTCGGGCCGCACGCTGCACCCGCAGCACGCGGCCGCGCCGCTGCCGGCCATAACGCTTTAGTGCCGCCGGGATGCCTGCGATCGGATCGCCGGGGCTTTCGCTCAAGCATTTGGCGAGCACGGCGGCGTCCTCGATCGCCATTCCCGCGCCTTGCGCGGCAAACGGCAGCATCGCGTGCGCGGCGTCGCCGAGCAGCGCGATCGCACCGTCGGTCCATTCGCCGACATCGGGCAGCGTGAACAGCGCCCAGCGCCGCCATTCGTCGACGGCCCCGATCAGCATCCGCGCGGTCGCAGGCCATCGCTGCGAGGCGAACGCGTTTTTCAGCTCGTTGGCGTCGCCCGGTGCGCTCCAGCCCGGCCTGTTCCAGGTTCCCGGCACGATAGCGACCACGTTGATCTGCCGCGCGGCCGAGATCGGGTAGGCGACCAGATGCGCGTCCGGCCCCATCCAGAGCTGCACGCGGGCAGCGGTATATTCGCGCGGCAGCGTGGTCGCATCGAGGGTTCCGCGCCAGGCGATCAGGCCGGAAAATTGCGGTTGCGCCTCCGGGAACAAATGGTTCCGCACCGCGGACCAGATGCCGTCGGCGCCGACCAGCGCCGCCGCCAACTCCTGCTGGCGTGCATTGCCGCGGCGTTGCACCACGGTGAGCCCCTTGGCGTGCGAGGTCACGTCTTCGAACTGGCAACCAAGCCGCAGGTCGATGTCCGGATGGTCGTTGACCGCCGCCTGCAGGGCGCCTTGCAGGTCGGCGCGGTGCATCACCCAATAGGGCGCGCCAGCGCGAAGGCCGGCGGCTTCGCCGAGCGGCAGGCGGGCGATCTCACCGCCCGCACGCGCGCTCACGATACTAATGGCCTCGGGTGTCACGGCGCGTGGCGCAAGCCGCGGCCGCAGGCCGAGGTCGACCAGGATCCGGCTGGCGTTGGGCGAAAGCTGCAGGCCGGCGCCGGCTTCCTCCAGCCGTTCGGCCTTTTCCAGAATGATGACGCGAAAGCCTTTGGCTGCGAGCGAAAGCGCTGCCGTCAGTCCCCCGATCCCGGCACCAGCAACGATGATGGTGCGCGCGGCGGCCACCGAAAGGTCAGGCGACCTTGTCCCTCAGGACGCATTCGGGCGGGCGGGCTTCGCCTGCGGCGAGGTCGGGGGCAAAGCGGTACAGCGTCGAGCAATAGGGGCAGATGATCTCGTTGTCGTTGCCAAGGTCGAGAAACACGTGGGGATGATCGAACGGCGGCTTGGCGCCCACGCACATGAATTCCTGCGAGCCGATCTCGATTACCGAGACTCCGGCGTCGTTATGGAAATGCGGGACGACATGGTCGGACATCAGCTTCACCTTGGATTTCAACGATGAGCGCACGCAATCAACGCGACGCGGCAGCTTCGAAATGCCGCGCACCATAGTGGGGGGTGCCGATGATTCCTAGAGCCGATTCGGGATGTCCCCGCCGCACATTTGCTCATGCAAATTCGACACAATTCTGTCGTCGGAGAAAAGCCCTTCTTTCGTCGGGGCAGTTGTGTCTTAAAAACGGCATACCATCTTGAGAAAGACGAAAACATTGGACTTTTTTGGATGAGGCGATTGCGGTTCGGTTCGGCTCTGGCAGGGGCGCTAGGATGCCTGGCGCTCAGCGTGGCGGTGTGCGCGGCGCTGTGGCCGCACGCCCGCGAGGCCGGCGCCATCCTGGCCGCGCAGGACGATCCCGCGACACTGTCCGACATCCAGATCAACTCGGCGTTGCGGGCCAACCAAGCGCTGGTCGCCGGTCACATCGAGGCAGCGCTCGCGGAGGGCGATTCCGATCTCGCCAACAGCTTCGTCGAACTCGCCCGCGACAAGGGCATTGTCGTCAGCGACGAACTATCGAAGCGCGTCAGCGATGCCGTTACTGACGCAGGCTCGGCGTCGCATTTTGCCAACCGCTTTGCCACGGGTTTCGTGGTCGGCAATGCCGACGATGTCGCAAGCCTGTCGGGTACGGTTGCCGGCGATCTCTTCGTCTACGGCGATATCAGGGACGTTGTTCGCGAAGGCAAGCACCTCGCGACGGGCGAGGACGTGGACCGGCTGGTGCTGGGCCTTGCGACGGTCGGCCTCGCAGTGACCGCGGCGACCTATGTATCGGTCGGCGGTGTTGGTCCGGTGCGCGCTGGCCTCAGCATTGTCAAGAGTGCCCGCAAGGTCGGACGTCTCGGCGAGGGGCTGACGCAATGGGCCGGCCGCTCGGTGCGTGAGGTCGTCGATGCGCCGGTCCTGCAGCAGGCGGTCGCGAAAGGCTCGGTGCTGCGGCCGGGCCAGACCATCAGCGCAATCAAGGCGGCGTTCCGCGCCGAGAAAGCCGGCGCGCTGGTGCGGCTGGCGAAAGATGTCGGACGCGTCGGCGAAAAGGCCGGCACGCGTGGCGCGCTCGACGCACTGCGCATCGCGCAAAGCCCGAAGGACATTGCCCGCGCCGCGCGGCTTGCCGAATCCAAGGGCGGCCAGACCCGCGCGATATTGAAGGTGCTCGGCCGCGGCGCGCTGCTGCTGGCAACCGGCGCTTTCAATCTGACGATGTGGGTATTCGGCGCTCTATTGGCGCTGTTCGGATTTCTGTCGTCGATCAAGGCGACCACCGAGCGGGCGACCCAAGCGTGGCTTCGCCGCAAGAAAGCGCGGCGCTTGAGAAAGGAGGCGGCGGCAGCATGCTTGCCGGCCGCCCCGGCGCTGGCGGGCGCTGCCTGACACGGCTAGACTTGCAGTCATTGCAGGCCGTCCATTTCCGACCATTTCCGAATCCCCCGAAAAATGGAACTGATGATGCCGAGTTTTCACAACGGCGCTGTCGAAATTGCTTATCTCGACGAAGGCGAGGGCGATCCGATCGTCCTCGTGCACGGCTTTGCCTCCAGCAAGAATGTGAACTGGGTTTATCCGACCTGGGTTTCCGATCTGAGGAAAGACGGCCGCCGCGTGATCGCGCTCGACAATCGCGGCCATGGCGATTCCGAAAAGCTCTACGATTCCGCTGCTTACGAAATTGCGATCATGGCAAGCGACGTCATTGCGCTGCTGGATCATCTGGGAATCGAGCGCGCCGACATCATGGGCTATTCGCTGGGATCGCGAATGACGGCGATCCTGGCGCGCGAGCAGCCGCAGCGGCTGCGCTCGGCGATTCTCGGCGGCATCGGGATCGGACTGATCGAGGGCGGCGGTCCCGGCGAGAACGTGGCAATCGCACTGGAAGCGCCTTCGCTGGAGGATGTCACCGACCCGGTCGGCCGCACCTTTCGCGCCTTCGCCGATCAGACCCGATCCGACCATCGCGCGCTTGCCGCTTGCCTGCGCGGCTCGCGGCGGCTGATGACATCGGATGAAGCCGCCGAGATCCGCGTGCCGGTTCTGATTGCGGTCGGCACCAGGGATGAAATCGCAGGCTCAGCCGCGGCGCTCGGAAGGATCATTCCGGGCGCCGAGGTGCTCGACATTCCGAACCGCGATCACATGCGCGCGGTCGGCGACAAGGTCTACAAAGTCGGCGTCATCGATTTCCTGTCGCGGCGGCAATGAGCGGTCGCGCGCGTCTTCACCGGCGAATTGCCTGATCGCCGCGATCAGCACCACCGTGGTCGCAAGCCATGCCAGCCGCGCGCCGTAGCGATCGTGCGGACCGGATATCACGGCGCAGACGAAAGCATTGCCGAGCAGCGCGAACGAGACCGTGCCGGCGAGCAAGGTGAGATCATCGAACGGTCGGCGCAGCACGCCGCGGCCGAACAGGATGACGGCCAGCAGCATCGACGCCAGCGCCACGGGAATGTGAATCCGGTTGATCGCGGTGAAGTCGAAGTGCCAGCGCTGCTGCTGCGCCGCGCGCATCGGCTTCACCTGTGCGGGAAGAAAGCGCTCGATGATGCCGTAGGTATGGCCGAGCCAGCCGTCGGTGCCTTCGCCGGTCCCGACGTAGACGAATTGCTGCGCAGTGGCGATAGCCGCCGCCTTGGCCTGCCAGGCCGGATACTCGGCCAGCGAATGCAGCACGATGAAACTCATCTCGTCGTTCAGTCCCTGAAAGCGGCCAAGCGTGTTGAACATGCTGTTGCCCCACAGAAACTGATCGGCGGTGGCCGGTAGCTTGTCTCGATAGGGGCAGAGCTTGAAATTCTGCTTCGGGCAATGATCGCGCAAATACTGCGCGACGATACCGTCCTGCAGCATCCGTCCGAAGGCGACGCCATAACCGCCCGGCGTCCACGCCAGCTTCCCGGACAATGCGAAATTGGTCGACAGCAACAGCGCAGCTCCCGCGACGATGGTCAGGCTGCCCTGCGCCAGTCCGGAAACGGAAATCCGCCCGCGCAGAAAGGGACGCGCGATCCAGCCGACGCAGCACAGTCCGAGCAGCACCGCGAGCGTCGCGCTGTGGGTCGCCGCGGCGAAAGCGGTGAGGCCGAACAGCAGGCATTTTTCCGGGATCGAAGTCCGCTCGCCGAGCACGACCAGGATGAAGAGCGAAAGCACCGACAACCCGGCGAAAATGTCGGTCAGGAGCGTGCTGGCAAGAAAAGGCAGCGAGGTGGTCAGGGCCAGCACGAAGCTCATGGCCAGGAGCCGCAGCGGCTCGGAGATACCAAGCACACGCAGCGTTAACTGCAGGATCCACAGCGTCGCCAGCGCGTTGATCCCGAGGTTGATCCAGAAGCTCGAATCCTCGCCGAAGTGAAGATAGAGGCCGAACGTGGTGGAGCGGCTGGGGACGAGGTAGCCCTCGTACCACCGGGCCAGATAGCCGCCAGTGTCCCACTGGAGCAGGGGATAGCCATTCCACAGGGCAGGGGCCAGCAACATCAACGGGATGGCGATGGCGGCGATCCAGGCCGAGCGCGAATTCGCAGCGGTACGCGCCCGCAATATCTGCGTGCTGATGTGGCTTCCCCCCATTTGGGCAGCATCCGCCGAATGGCAGGTCCGCCGAAATTCACCAATAGTCGCAGGCCGCCGGCTTGATTTCCTGATATCGCTGACCACCTTGAACTAACCCCCACGGCATTCGGAGGCGGTTTACGCTGGCCTGCGCCTGCCCGGGACAGAAGTCCGCCCGCCGTGCTATAATAGCAACGTAATCAGTGAATTTGCGAGAGCAATCATGGCAGTGCATCAGGTCAATCCGCAAGCGTCGAAGCTCGCCGCACTCGATCCGATCTGGGACCGCATCCGGGGCGAGGCGGAGGACATCGTCCGCCGCGAGCCGGAGCTTGCTTCCTTTCTCTATTCGACCGTGCTGCATCACGAGCGCCTGGAGGAATCGGTGGTGCATCGTCTCGCCGAGCGGCTCGATCATTCGGCACTATCGGGCGATTTGATCCGGCAGACCTATGACGAGGCGCTGCGTGACGAGCCCGATATCGGCAATGCGTTCCGCGCCGATCTGGTCGCGGTCTACGACCGGG
This region includes:
- a CDS encoding alpha/beta fold hydrolase → MPASEQITIAPHLTFDAISVGTPGAPLVLLLHGFAESMHCWRAQVTALGDMGYRAVAPSQRGYSPGARPDPREFSHYLIDRLMDDALAIGAAAGYGDARFHLVGHDWGGSIAWGVADRHPERLASLTILSRPHPNAFNRALATDGEQAQRSRHHKAFLEPDAADVVLANDAKWLRERLAANGVPSDAIERHLAVLGNKDAMEAALAWYRARGAIRGPLGPIRVPTLYIWGDADDTVGRPAAEGTVDFIAAPYRFEVLPGVGHFAADQAPERVCELLLEHLAAHPA
- a CDS encoding lysophospholipid acyltransferase family protein; the encoded protein is MHYLRSIIFDTAVVILTLAVSLTVPLMWLFNASGATVRAVSQVWVNGIMFLMKHVVGLDYTVQGRENVPDGPCIIACNHQSLWETAALCALFPDASIVAKKELRKVPFVGWFLERYPMILVDRSAGRHALRQMVDEARRAAGEGRQVLLFPQGTRQAIDEPMRFQSAGISALYTNLDVSVVPAACNSGLFWGKKTLIMHSGTITLSFLPPIAPGLLRKEFQEKMERMIAEEASRLLTLSKAKVH
- a CDS encoding TMEM175 family protein, with the translated sequence MTLQQIHLFEMRRLEMLSNTIFGVAMTLLAYDLPKASSFAQAPDWHDVLRVYAQPVIALTISFVVAGLFWFSHHRRLAVAPEAGRGVVFLNLFFLLSIIILPVTNGLYGSYRLDGVVAVIYGFHLLAIAALNAVLWVLALRGRHDPQLLATALFPVCVFVLGTAMAFIEPRVAQYIWCLAFLAPFAGWLAARRSA
- a CDS encoding twin-arginine translocation pathway signal, with the translated sequence MPNSLSHRRLFSCSLAALALVALGAGLSGCAGMSDTISPAFADPAKYDLYDCKQLEPERKRLAERTAELQGLMTKAETGVAGPMVAELAYRNDYIALRGQSKLADEAWQKNRCQESKPEARPAPVPPSIAPAPVAKGRTKASRSAN
- a CDS encoding FAD-dependent monooxygenase yields the protein MAAARTIIVAGAGIGGLTAALSLAAKGFRVIILEKAERLEEAGAGLQLSPNASRILVDLGLRPRLAPRAVTPEAISIVSARAGGEIARLPLGEAAGLRAGAPYWVMHRADLQGALQAAVNDHPDIDLRLGCQFEDVTSHAKGLTVVQRRGNARQQELAAALVGADGIWSAVRNHLFPEAQPQFSGLIAWRGTLDATTLPREYTAARVQLWMGPDAHLVAYPISAARQINVVAIVPGTWNRPGWSAPGDANELKNAFASQRWPATARMLIGAVDEWRRWALFTLPDVGEWTDGAIALLGDAAHAMLPFAAQGAGMAIEDAAVLAKCLSESPGDPIAGIPAALKRYGRQRRGRVLRVQRAARQQGRIYHLTGPLALARDLTIKAMGPERMLARQDWIYNWRL
- a CDS encoding zinc-finger domain-containing protein — translated: MSDHVVPHFHNDAGVSVIEIGSQEFMCVGAKPPFDHPHVFLDLGNDNEIICPYCSTLYRFAPDLAAGEARPPECVLRDKVA
- a CDS encoding alpha/beta fold hydrolase, with the protein product MPSFHNGAVEIAYLDEGEGDPIVLVHGFASSKNVNWVYPTWVSDLRKDGRRVIALDNRGHGDSEKLYDSAAYEIAIMASDVIALLDHLGIERADIMGYSLGSRMTAILAREQPQRLRSAILGGIGIGLIEGGGPGENVAIALEAPSLEDVTDPVGRTFRAFADQTRSDHRALAACLRGSRRLMTSDEAAEIRVPVLIAVGTRDEIAGSAAALGRIIPGAEVLDIPNRDHMRAVGDKVYKVGVIDFLSRRQ